The Primulina tabacum isolate GXHZ01 chromosome 16, ASM2559414v2, whole genome shotgun sequence genome window below encodes:
- the LOC142528441 gene encoding uncharacterized protein LOC142528441, with protein sequence MGRDDKKGLGFKDSVHETDESSKSTVFVKGKTETFTPPQPTPSTKSFPSKRQPTAPVSKKRKRRYVCHYCFKPGYWYFDSGSSRHMTGSREYLIDYVEQKCGRVTYGGGAKGKIVGKGTLNVEELPKLHNLHHVEGLTSNLISISQLCDDNLYVKFNKHACEVYDESNKCIMTGTRSSDNCYQIGEELSCKQAQFTELELWHQKLGHINFKTLKNLSKYEAVRGMPNISSGISYVCGECQKGKQTRVSHPVLATSETTRCLELLHMDLMGPMEVESFGDLKKKTAEDDIDDLLENPTILENAGVAPDVATPSATCETEVTEFEDEANSEDDTVDDGLNIPTKIQKNHPSSQIIGSVQGEVQTRKKEKVDYRKMLGLVCMSTMYSHVRFSCFVSQIEPKNVVEALKDEFWINAMYDELEEFVRNDVWDLVPPPDHGNIIGTKWIFKNKTDESGNIIRNKARLVAQGYIHVEGIDFDETFAPVARIESIRLLLAIECYMKIKLFQMDVKKCLFEWFLE encoded by the exons atgggaagagatgacaagaaGGGTCTAGGGTTCAAAGACAGTGTGCATGAAACTGATGAATCTTCAAAATCCACTGTCTTTGTGAAAGGAAAAACTGAAACATTCACACCGCCACAACCTACACCTTCAACCAAAAGCTTTCCATCGAAAAGACAACCCACTGCACCTGTTTctaagaaaagaaaacgaagGTATGTATGCCATTACTGCTTTAAGCCTG GTTActggtactttgatagtggaagctcacgcCATATGACAGGGTCAAGAGAATATCTCATCGATTACGTTGAACAAAAATGTGGCAGAGTAACctatggagggggagctaaaggaaaaattgttggaaagggAACTTTGAATGTCGAAGAACTGCCAAAGCTCCACAATCTGCACCATGTTGAAGGGCTAACctcaaatttgataagcataagtcaatTATGCGATGATAATTTGTATGTCAAATTTAATAAGCATGCATGTGAAGTTTATGATGAATCTAACAAATGCAtcatgacaggtacaaggtcctCGGACAATTGCTACCAAATTGGTGAAGAACTGTCGTGCAAACAGGCACAATTCACTGAACTTGAACTTTGGCATCAGAAACTCGGCCATATtaatttcaaaaccttgaagaatCTGAGTAAATACGAGGCAGTACGAGGTATGCCAAATATCTCATCTGGAATATCCTATGTGTGCGGTGAGTGTCAAAAAGGTAAACAGACTCGTGTGTCACACCCGGTGTTGGCAACATCTGAGACAACACGCTGTCTGGAGTTACTtcacatggatcttatgggtcctaTGGAAGTCGAAAGCTTTGGAGATCTCAAGAAGAAAACTGCTGAGGATGACATTGATGATCTTCTGGAAAACCCGACCATACTGGAAAATGCAGGTGTTgccccagatgttgcaacaCCTAGCGCAACATGTGAAACTGAAGTCACTGAATTTGAGGACGAAGCAAACAGTGAGGATGACACAGTAGATGATGGGCTGAATATACCTACCAAGAtccagaaaaatcatccatcatctcaaataattggaaGTGTGCAAGGAGAAGTTCAAACTCGAAAGAAAGAGAAAGTTGACTACCGAAAGATGCTTGGACTAGTATGCATGAGTACCATGTACTCACATGTTAGATTTTCATGTTTTGTATCTCAAATTGAACCTAAAAATGTAGTGGAAgccttaaaagatgaattttggatTAATGCTATGTATGATGAGCTTGAAGAGTTCGTTCGGAATGATGTTTGGGATTTAGTTCCACCTCCTGACCATGGCAATATAATTGGAACAAAgtggatttttaaaaataaaactgatgagtcaggGAACATCATTCGAAACAAAGCAAGGTTGGTTGCTCAAGGGTACATACATGTTGAAGGGATTGATTTCGATGAGACCTTTGCTCCTGTTGCCCGCATTGAGTCAATCCGACTTTTGCTAGCCATTGAATGCTACATGAAAATAAAACTGTTTCAAATGGACGTAAAAAAGTGCCTTTTTGAATGGTTTCTTGAGTGA